The following nucleotide sequence is from uncultured Draconibacterium sp..
GTTGTTAACCGGGTAGCAACTCTGAAAAAAGATGTTACCCAATTCCTGTTTTCTGTATTAAAAGATACAGTTTTTTAAACGAAGAATCAATATAAATTATATTACACCTTCTCGTAATAATATTGTTATTCAATATATTACACAGCGAACAACAATTTACAACTCAACCAAAAATGTCATTAAGCACTTCAAAAAACAACGAAAAGTTGAATAGATTTTGTAACTTGGGAATACAAGAAATTGTACTGATTAATTCAGAATTTTAATACAAGGAACCAGCATGTCTGCACTACCACATACCGATACGGATCCCATTTATACGTTAAGTGTTGCAGCCAAACTCTCGAATACTCCACCTCACTCTATCCGGCAATACATCGATAAAGGTTTATTGTTGCCTTATAAAAAAGACACCAACCGTCACCTGTTTTCCAATGCAGACATTCAGCGCCTCATCTGGATAAAAAAGAGAATTGACGAGCAGGGACTAAACTTTGCCGGCATAAAAAGTATGCTGGCCATGCTACCGTGCTGGAAGATCACTAAATGCAGCACTCATTCACGAAAAAACTGTGAGGCTTACACCAACGGCAGTGCGCCTTGCTGGCAGGCCTCAGAAAAAGGGCAAGAATGCAAAAACAAAGAATGCCGCCTTTGCAAAGTTTACCTTTTAATAAAACCCGGCACAGAAGTTAAAGCAGTTTTGCAACAACTTATTCATTAAACTTTAACGAGCTGAATCCCCACGATTAATACTTATTAAGAAAGCATATTAAGATTCTTTATCCGGCAATTCCCGGATTTCTATAACAACAAATGTTTTCAAACGAGAACAATATGGAACAGATTGCGTTTAATTAAACCTAACGGCAATAGATAGCCAATAATATTTAATACCAGTTTATGCAAACAGCTACAACCGATTCGTTACCGGTTTCAAATAACAATCACCCCTCATCCATTCCGTTTTCGCAGTTTTTAGAAAACCTGAAAGAAAAAATGAAACAGGTTTTTCATGTTCGGGCCGATATTGATCAGCTGAGTTTAAAACGTGGGCTTCCGCCGTTTGTAATGCGCGAAATCATGTCGGTAAATCCACTGTCGGTGGGTATTCCTAAACAATATGGCGGCCGTGGCGGAGTAATGAAAGAAAACATTGGATTGCTGGCGGCGGCATCGTACGAATCGCTGGCACTGTCGTTAACTTTTGGTATTAACTCGGCCTTGTTTTTGCAGCCCTTTGGCAAATTTGGCCAGGATGAGGTAAAAGCCCCCGTTTTCAATCGGTTTTTAAACGACAAAGCCATGGGCGGCCTTATGATTACCGAGCCGGATTATGGCAGCGATGCCTTAAATATGCAAACAGCCTACACCGAACAGGATTCGAAATTCCACCTGAAAGGAAAAAAGCACTGGGCAGGATTAACAGGCTGGGCTGATTTTTGGTTGCTTTCGGCACGTCAGCAGTCAAAATCGGATAAGCTACAGCGCGACATCGACTTCTTTTTGTGCGATGTAACTGCGCCAAATCAAAATATTGTTGTAGAAGAGTTTTTCGAAAACCTCGGTTTGTATGCCATTCCATATGGTCGTAACCGCATTGATGTACAACTACCGCAAACCCATAAACTGGTGCCCGAAACAACGGGCGTAAAAATGATGCTTGATTTGTTGCACCGCAGCCGTATGCAGTTTCCGGGAATGGCTATGGGCTTTATTCAGCGTATGCTCGACGAAGCTTTAACGCACTGCAAAGAACGATTGGTAGGCGGAAAAAGCCTGTTTAACTACGATCGTGTGCAACATCGTTTATCAAAACTGCAGGCTTCGTACACCATT
It contains:
- a CDS encoding acyl-CoA dehydrogenase family protein; protein product: MQTATTDSLPVSNNNHPSSIPFSQFLENLKEKMKQVFHVRADIDQLSLKRGLPPFVMREIMSVNPLSVGIPKQYGGRGGVMKENIGLLAAASYESLALSLTFGINSALFLQPFGKFGQDEVKAPVFNRFLNDKAMGGLMITEPDYGSDALNMQTAYTEQDSKFHLKGKKHWAGLTGWADFWLLSARQQSKSDKLQRDIDFFLCDVTAPNQNIVVEEFFENLGLYAIPYGRNRIDVQLPQTHKLVPETTGVKMMLDLLHRSRMQFPGMAMGFIQRMLDEALTHCKERLVGGKSLFNYDRVQHRLSKLQASYTICSAMCANSSEKAGLDVDLSGMGMEANAVKSVITDLMQEAAQSVVQLVGAKAYKLNHIAGRGTADSRPFQIFEGSNDILYAQISEGLVKMMKRAKERNLFQFLQGFDLTDKAVHFVKKQVDFNLDLQLPQRKLVEMGKIIGRVISMNQVLDLSEKGFNKELIDGSVTFLQQEITKLMSAFNFKNDEKVIDGYDENTSWLNFVAG
- a CDS encoding MerR family transcriptional regulator, encoding MSALPHTDTDPIYTLSVAAKLSNTPPHSIRQYIDKGLLLPYKKDTNRHLFSNADIQRLIWIKKRIDEQGLNFAGIKSMLAMLPCWKITKCSTHSRKNCEAYTNGSAPCWQASEKGQECKNKECRLCKVYLLIKPGTEVKAVLQQLIH